In Rattus rattus isolate New Zealand chromosome 9, Rrattus_CSIRO_v1, whole genome shotgun sequence, a genomic segment contains:
- the Camta2 gene encoding calmodulin-binding transcription activator 2 isoform X3 produces MSTDSPSPRPLRPGVTLPPGTFTMNTKDTTEVAENSHHLKIFLPKKLLECLPRCPLLPPERLRWNTNEEIASYLITFEKHDEWLSCAPKTRPQNGSIILYNRKKVKYRKDGYLWKKRKDGKTTREDHMKLKVQGMEPVSWQCLYGCYVHSSIVPTFHRRCYWLLQNPDIVLVHYLNVPALEDCGKGCSPIFCSISSDRREWLKWSREELLGQLKPMFHGIKWSCGNGSEEFSVEQLVQQILDTHPTKPAPRTHACLCSGGLGSGSLTHKCSSTKHRIISPKVEPRALTLASISHSKPPEPPPRIAPPPPELPKAHTSPSSSSSSSSSGFAEPLEIRPSPPTSRGGSSRGGTAILLLTGLEQRAGGLTPTRHLAPQAEPRPPVSLAVVVGSEPFAPPAPPSPAFDPDRFLNSPQRGQTYGGGQGVNPDFPEAEGTHTPCPALEPAAALEPQAAARGLPPQSGASGRRGNKFFIQDDDSGEELKGPGTVPPVPSPPPSSPSSPAALQPSGRATRGETLFGGSAGSTSELEPFSLSSFPDLMGELITDEAPGVPAPSPQLSPVLNTITDFSPEWSYPEGGVKVLITGPWTEAAEHYSCVFDHIAVPASLVQPGVLRCYCPAHEVGLVSLQVAGREGPLSASVLFEYRARRFLSLPSTQLDWLSLDDSQFRMSILERLEQMEKRMAEIAAAGQAPGQGPEAPPIQDEGQGPGFEARVVVLVESMIPRSTWRGPERLMHGSPFRGMSLLHLAAAQGYARLIETLSQWRSVETGSLDLEQEADPLNVDHFSCTPLMWACALGHLEAAVLLFCWNRQALSIPDSLGRLPLSVAHSRGHVRLARCLEELQRQELSVEHPLALSPQSSSPDTGLSSVSSPSELSDGTFSVTSAYSSAPDGSPPPAPMLASEISMETIPGQLSSGAPETPLLLMDYEATNSKEPAPSPSGLPLAQDDRAAPEDADSSPAVDVIPVDMISLAKQIIEATPERIKREDFSELPEAGTSPREHTGTVGLSETMSWLASYLENVDHFPSSALPSELPFERGRLAIPPAPSWAEFLSASTSGKMESDFALLTLSDHEQRELYEAARVIQTAFRKYKGRRLKEQQEVAAAVIQRCYRKYKQFALYKKMTQAAILIQSKFRSYYEQKRFQQSRRAAVLIQQHYRSYRRRPGPPHRPSGPLPARNKGTFLTKKQDQAARKIMRFLRRCRHRMRELKQNQELEGLPQPGLAT; encoded by the exons ATGAG cacagactccccctccccccggccCCTCAGGCCGGGGGTGACCTTGCCCCCTGGAACCTTCACTATGAATACCAAGGACACCACTGAGGTTGCTG AGAACAGCCACCACCTGAAGATCTTCCTCCCCAAGAAACTGCTGGAGTGTCTTCCTCGATGCCCACTGCTGCCTCCAGAGCGGCTCCGATGGAATACAAATGAG GAGATTGCATCCTACCTGATCACCTTTGAGAAACATGATGAGTGGCTGTCTTGTGCCCCAAAGACAAG GCCTCAAAATGGCTCCATTATCCTCTACAATCGTAAGAAGGTGAAATACCGGAAGGATGGTTACCTTTGGAAGAAGCGGAAGGATGGGAAGACTACCCGAgaagaccacatgaaactcaaggtcCAGGGCATGGAG cctgtcTCCTGGCAGTGTCTCTATGGCTGCTACGTTCACTCTTCCATCGTCCCCACATTCCATCGGCGCTGCTATTGGCTGCTCCAG AACCCTGACATCGTCCTTGTGCACTACCTGAATGTCCCAGCCCTGGAGGATTGTGGAAAGGGCTGTAGCCCCATCTTTTGTTCCATTAGTAGCGACCGGCGAGAATGGCTGAAGTGGTCACGTGAGGAGCTATTGGGACAGCTGAAGCCCATGT TTCATGGCATCAAGTGGAGCTGTGGGAATGGGTCGGAGGAATTCTCTGTGGAACAGTTGGTGCAGCAGATCTTGGACACCCATCCAACCAAACCAGCACCCCGAACCCATGCTTGTCTCTGCAGTGGGGGCCTTG GTTCTGGGAGCCTTACCCACAAGTGCAGCAGCACGAAACACCGCATCATCTCCCCTAAAGTGGAGCCTCGAGCTTTAACCTTGGCTTCTATCTCCCACTCCAAGCCCCCTGAGCCTCCACCACGGATAGCTCCACCTCCTCCCGAGCTCCCCAAGGCACatacctccccatcctcctcctcctcttcctcctcctcaggatTTGCAGAACCCCTAGAAATCAGACCTAGCCCTCCTACCTCTCGAGGGGGTTCATCTCGAGGAGGCACTGCCATCCTTCTCCTAACGGGACTAGAGCAGCGTGCTGGGGGCCTGACACCCACCAGACACTTGGCTCCACAGGCTGAGCCTAGACCTCCTGTGAGCTTGGCTGTGGTTGTAGGTTCTGAGCCTTTTGCCCCGCCAgctcctcccagccctgcctttGACCCTGATCGTTTTCTCAACAGTCCCCAAAGGGGCCAGACATATGGAGGGGGCCAAGGGGTGAATCCAGACTTCCCTGAGGCAGAGGGCACTCacactccctgccctgccctagaACCTGCTGCTGCCTTGGAGCCCCAGGCCGCTGCACGGGGTCTCCCTCCACAGTCGGGAGCAagtgggagaagaggaaacaaattcTTTATCCAAGATGATGATAGTGGGGAGGAACTCAAGGGTCCAGGAACAGTGCCACCTGTCCCTTcaccccctccctcatccccatccTCTCCTGCCGCCTTGCAGCCGTCAGGCAGGGCTACAAGAGGAGAAACCTTGTTTGGAGGCTCTGCTGGCAGCACCAGTGAGCTAGAGCCCTTCAGTCTTTCATCATTCCCAGACCTTATGGGAGAACTCATCACTGATGAAGCCCCAGGTGTCCCTGCCCCAAGCCCCCAGCTTTCTCCTGTGCTTAACACCATCACAGACTTTTCCCCAGAGTGGTCCTACCCAGAG GGTGGGGTCAAGGTGCTCATCACAGGCCCTTGGACGGAGGCTGCAGAGCATTACTCCTGTGTCTTCGATCACATCGCAGTGCCGGCCTCCCTGGTCCAGCCTGGTGTCTTACGCTGTTACTGTCCTG CCCATGAGGTAGGGCTGGTGTCTTTGCAGGTAGCAGGGCGGGAAGGcccactctctgcttctgtgctCTTTGAGTATCGAGCTCGCCGGTTCCTGTCTCTGCCTAGTACACAGCTTGACTGGTTGTCACTGGATG ACAGCCAGTTCCGGATGTCCATCCTAGAGCGGCTGGAGCAGATGGAGAAGCGGATGGCAGAGATCGCAGCAGCTGGACAGGCACCTGGCCAGGGTCCAGAGGCTCCTCCAATTCAG GATGAAGGCCAGGGCCCTGGCTTCGAAGCACGGGTGGTGGTCTTGGTAGAGAGCATGATCCCACGGTCCACTTGGAGGGGTCCTGAACGTCTGATGCATGGAAGCCCCTTCCGGGGCATGAGCCTTCTGCATCTGGCTGCTGCACAGGGCTACGCTCGGCTCATCGAGACGCTGAGCCAGTGGCG GAGTGTGGAAACGGGAAGCCTGGACTTAGAGCAAGAGGCTGACCCGCTCAATGTGGACCATTTCTCTTGCACCCCTCTG ATGTGGGCGTGTGCTCTGGGACACTTAGAAGCAGCTGTGCTCCTTTTCTGTTGGAACCGACAAGCACTGAGCATTCCTGACTCTCTGGGCCGGCTACCCCTATCTGTGGCTCATTCTCGGGGTCATGTGCGCCTTGCCCGCTGCCTTGAAGAACTACAGAGACAGGAGCTTTCAGTTGAGCACCCACTCGCTCTATCTCCACAGTCTTCGAGCCCAGACACTG GCCTGAGCAGTGTCTCTTCACCCTCGGAGCTGTCAGATGGCACTTTCTCTGTGACATCAGCTTACTCAAGTGCCCCAGATGGCAGTCCTCCCCCTGCTCCCATGCTGGCCTCTGAAATTTCTATGGAGACCATCCCAGGCCAGCTTTCTTCTGGTGCCCCTGAGACACCCTTACTCCTCATGGACTACGAAGCCACTAACTCCAAAGAACCTGCTCcctccccttctggcctccctcTAGCCCAGGATGACAGGGCTGCTCCAGAGGATGCTGACAGCTCACCAGCTGTGGATGTGATCCCG GTGGACATGATCTCACTGGCCAAGCAGATCATCGAAGCCACACCCGAACGGATTAAACGAGAGGACTTCTCAGAGTTACCTGAAGCTGGAACCTCACCAAGGGAGCACACAGGCACTGTGGGGCTCAGTGAGACCATGTCCTGGCTAGCCAGTTACCTGGAGAATGTGGACCATTTCCCCAGCTCAGCCCTTCCTAG TGAACTGCCCTTTGAACGAGGTCGCCTAGCTATCCCTCCAGCACCTTCCTGGGCAGAGTTCCTCTCTGCATCTACCAGTGGCAAGATGGAAAGTGACTTTGCCCTGCTGACACTCTCAGATCATGAGCAGCGGGAACTGTATGAGGCAGCACGAGTCATCCAGACGGCTTTCCGAAAGTATAAG gGTCGGAGGTTGAAGGAACAGCAGGAGGTAGCCGCAGCGGTGATTCAGCGTTGTTATCGGAAGTACAAGCAG TTTGCACTCTATAAGAAAATGACTCAGGCAGCCATCCTGATTCAGAGCAAGTTCCGAAGCTACTATGAACAGAAGAGGTTTCAGCAGAGCCGCCGAGCAGCTGTGCTTATCCAGCAGCACTACCGCTCCTACCGCCGCAGGCCGGGGCCTCCTCACCGGCCCTCAGGCCCCCTTCCTGCTCGAAACAA GGGCACCTTTCTCACGAAGAAGCAGGACCAGGCAGCCCGGAAAATAATGAGGTTCCTGCGGCGCTGCCGACACAG AAtgagggaactgaagcagaaccaggagctggaggGGCTGCCCCAGCCAGGACTGGCCACCTGA
- the Camta2 gene encoding calmodulin-binding transcription activator 2 isoform X4, producing MSTDSPSPRPLRPGVTLPPGTFTMNTKDTTEVAENSHHLKIFLPKKLLECLPRCPLLPPERLRWNTNEEIASYLITFEKHDEWLSCAPKTRPQNGSIILYNRKKVKYRKDGYLWKKRKDGKTTREDHMKLKVQGMECLYGCYVHSSIVPTFHRRCYWLLQNPDIVLVHYLNVPALEDCGKGCSPIFCSISSDRREWLKWSREELLGQLKPMFHGIKWSCGNGSEEFSVEQLVQQILDTHPTKPAPRTHACLCSGGLGSGSLTHKCSSTKHRIISPKVEPRALTLASISHSKPPEPPPRIAPPPPELPKAHTSPSSSSSSSSSGFAEPLEIRPSPPTSRGGSSRGGTAILLLTGLEQRAGGLTPTRHLAPQAEPRPPVSLAVVVGSEPFAPPAPPSPAFDPDRFLNSPQRGQTYGGGQGVNPDFPEAEGTHTPCPALEPAAALEPQAAARGLPPQSGASGRRGNKFFIQDDDSGEELKGPGTVPPVPSPPPSSPSSPAALQPSGRATRGETLFGGSAGSTSELEPFSLSSFPDLMGELITDEAPGVPAPSPQLSPVLNTITDFSPEWSYPEGGVKVLITGPWTEAAEHYSCVFDHIAVPASLVQPGVLRCYCPAHEVGLVSLQVAGREGPLSASVLFEYRARRFLSLPSTQLDWLSLDDSQFRMSILERLEQMEKRMAEIAAAGQAPGQGPEAPPIQDEGQGPGFEARVVVLVESMIPRSTWRGPERLMHGSPFRGMSLLHLAAAQGYARLIETLSQWRSVETGSLDLEQEADPLNVDHFSCTPLMWACALGHLEAAVLLFCWNRQALSIPDSLGRLPLSVAHSRGHVRLARCLEELQRQELSVEHPLALSPQSSSPDTGLSSVSSPSELSDGTFSVTSAYSSAPDGSPPPAPMLASEISMETIPGQLSSGAPETPLLLMDYEATNSKEPAPSPSGLPLAQDDRAAPEDADSSPAVDVIPVDMISLAKQIIEATPERIKREDFSELPEAGTSPREHTGTVGLSETMSWLASYLENVDHFPSSALPSELPFERGRLAIPPAPSWAEFLSASTSGKMESDFALLTLSDHEQRELYEAARVIQTAFRKYKGRRLKEQQEVAAAVIQRCYRKYKQFALYKKMTQAAILIQSKFRSYYEQKRFQQSRRAAVLIQQHYRSYRRRPGPPHRPSGPLPARNKGTFLTKKQDQAARKIMRFLRRCRHRMRELKQNQELEGLPQPGLAT from the exons ATGAG cacagactccccctccccccggccCCTCAGGCCGGGGGTGACCTTGCCCCCTGGAACCTTCACTATGAATACCAAGGACACCACTGAGGTTGCTG AGAACAGCCACCACCTGAAGATCTTCCTCCCCAAGAAACTGCTGGAGTGTCTTCCTCGATGCCCACTGCTGCCTCCAGAGCGGCTCCGATGGAATACAAATGAG GAGATTGCATCCTACCTGATCACCTTTGAGAAACATGATGAGTGGCTGTCTTGTGCCCCAAAGACAAG GCCTCAAAATGGCTCCATTATCCTCTACAATCGTAAGAAGGTGAAATACCGGAAGGATGGTTACCTTTGGAAGAAGCGGAAGGATGGGAAGACTACCCGAgaagaccacatgaaactcaaggtcCAGGGCATGGAG TGTCTCTATGGCTGCTACGTTCACTCTTCCATCGTCCCCACATTCCATCGGCGCTGCTATTGGCTGCTCCAG AACCCTGACATCGTCCTTGTGCACTACCTGAATGTCCCAGCCCTGGAGGATTGTGGAAAGGGCTGTAGCCCCATCTTTTGTTCCATTAGTAGCGACCGGCGAGAATGGCTGAAGTGGTCACGTGAGGAGCTATTGGGACAGCTGAAGCCCATGT TTCATGGCATCAAGTGGAGCTGTGGGAATGGGTCGGAGGAATTCTCTGTGGAACAGTTGGTGCAGCAGATCTTGGACACCCATCCAACCAAACCAGCACCCCGAACCCATGCTTGTCTCTGCAGTGGGGGCCTTG GTTCTGGGAGCCTTACCCACAAGTGCAGCAGCACGAAACACCGCATCATCTCCCCTAAAGTGGAGCCTCGAGCTTTAACCTTGGCTTCTATCTCCCACTCCAAGCCCCCTGAGCCTCCACCACGGATAGCTCCACCTCCTCCCGAGCTCCCCAAGGCACatacctccccatcctcctcctcctcttcctcctcctcaggatTTGCAGAACCCCTAGAAATCAGACCTAGCCCTCCTACCTCTCGAGGGGGTTCATCTCGAGGAGGCACTGCCATCCTTCTCCTAACGGGACTAGAGCAGCGTGCTGGGGGCCTGACACCCACCAGACACTTGGCTCCACAGGCTGAGCCTAGACCTCCTGTGAGCTTGGCTGTGGTTGTAGGTTCTGAGCCTTTTGCCCCGCCAgctcctcccagccctgcctttGACCCTGATCGTTTTCTCAACAGTCCCCAAAGGGGCCAGACATATGGAGGGGGCCAAGGGGTGAATCCAGACTTCCCTGAGGCAGAGGGCACTCacactccctgccctgccctagaACCTGCTGCTGCCTTGGAGCCCCAGGCCGCTGCACGGGGTCTCCCTCCACAGTCGGGAGCAagtgggagaagaggaaacaaattcTTTATCCAAGATGATGATAGTGGGGAGGAACTCAAGGGTCCAGGAACAGTGCCACCTGTCCCTTcaccccctccctcatccccatccTCTCCTGCCGCCTTGCAGCCGTCAGGCAGGGCTACAAGAGGAGAAACCTTGTTTGGAGGCTCTGCTGGCAGCACCAGTGAGCTAGAGCCCTTCAGTCTTTCATCATTCCCAGACCTTATGGGAGAACTCATCACTGATGAAGCCCCAGGTGTCCCTGCCCCAAGCCCCCAGCTTTCTCCTGTGCTTAACACCATCACAGACTTTTCCCCAGAGTGGTCCTACCCAGAG GGTGGGGTCAAGGTGCTCATCACAGGCCCTTGGACGGAGGCTGCAGAGCATTACTCCTGTGTCTTCGATCACATCGCAGTGCCGGCCTCCCTGGTCCAGCCTGGTGTCTTACGCTGTTACTGTCCTG CCCATGAGGTAGGGCTGGTGTCTTTGCAGGTAGCAGGGCGGGAAGGcccactctctgcttctgtgctCTTTGAGTATCGAGCTCGCCGGTTCCTGTCTCTGCCTAGTACACAGCTTGACTGGTTGTCACTGGATG ACAGCCAGTTCCGGATGTCCATCCTAGAGCGGCTGGAGCAGATGGAGAAGCGGATGGCAGAGATCGCAGCAGCTGGACAGGCACCTGGCCAGGGTCCAGAGGCTCCTCCAATTCAG GATGAAGGCCAGGGCCCTGGCTTCGAAGCACGGGTGGTGGTCTTGGTAGAGAGCATGATCCCACGGTCCACTTGGAGGGGTCCTGAACGTCTGATGCATGGAAGCCCCTTCCGGGGCATGAGCCTTCTGCATCTGGCTGCTGCACAGGGCTACGCTCGGCTCATCGAGACGCTGAGCCAGTGGCG GAGTGTGGAAACGGGAAGCCTGGACTTAGAGCAAGAGGCTGACCCGCTCAATGTGGACCATTTCTCTTGCACCCCTCTG ATGTGGGCGTGTGCTCTGGGACACTTAGAAGCAGCTGTGCTCCTTTTCTGTTGGAACCGACAAGCACTGAGCATTCCTGACTCTCTGGGCCGGCTACCCCTATCTGTGGCTCATTCTCGGGGTCATGTGCGCCTTGCCCGCTGCCTTGAAGAACTACAGAGACAGGAGCTTTCAGTTGAGCACCCACTCGCTCTATCTCCACAGTCTTCGAGCCCAGACACTG GCCTGAGCAGTGTCTCTTCACCCTCGGAGCTGTCAGATGGCACTTTCTCTGTGACATCAGCTTACTCAAGTGCCCCAGATGGCAGTCCTCCCCCTGCTCCCATGCTGGCCTCTGAAATTTCTATGGAGACCATCCCAGGCCAGCTTTCTTCTGGTGCCCCTGAGACACCCTTACTCCTCATGGACTACGAAGCCACTAACTCCAAAGAACCTGCTCcctccccttctggcctccctcTAGCCCAGGATGACAGGGCTGCTCCAGAGGATGCTGACAGCTCACCAGCTGTGGATGTGATCCCG GTGGACATGATCTCACTGGCCAAGCAGATCATCGAAGCCACACCCGAACGGATTAAACGAGAGGACTTCTCAGAGTTACCTGAAGCTGGAACCTCACCAAGGGAGCACACAGGCACTGTGGGGCTCAGTGAGACCATGTCCTGGCTAGCCAGTTACCTGGAGAATGTGGACCATTTCCCCAGCTCAGCCCTTCCTAG TGAACTGCCCTTTGAACGAGGTCGCCTAGCTATCCCTCCAGCACCTTCCTGGGCAGAGTTCCTCTCTGCATCTACCAGTGGCAAGATGGAAAGTGACTTTGCCCTGCTGACACTCTCAGATCATGAGCAGCGGGAACTGTATGAGGCAGCACGAGTCATCCAGACGGCTTTCCGAAAGTATAAG gGTCGGAGGTTGAAGGAACAGCAGGAGGTAGCCGCAGCGGTGATTCAGCGTTGTTATCGGAAGTACAAGCAG TTTGCACTCTATAAGAAAATGACTCAGGCAGCCATCCTGATTCAGAGCAAGTTCCGAAGCTACTATGAACAGAAGAGGTTTCAGCAGAGCCGCCGAGCAGCTGTGCTTATCCAGCAGCACTACCGCTCCTACCGCCGCAGGCCGGGGCCTCCTCACCGGCCCTCAGGCCCCCTTCCTGCTCGAAACAA GGGCACCTTTCTCACGAAGAAGCAGGACCAGGCAGCCCGGAAAATAATGAGGTTCCTGCGGCGCTGCCGACACAG AAtgagggaactgaagcagaaccaggagctggaggGGCTGCCCCAGCCAGGACTGGCCACCTGA